The proteins below come from a single Deinococcus humi genomic window:
- a CDS encoding alpha-mannosidase, translating into MTHSRSKSLTFHLIGHAHIDPVWLWDWREGHETVKATFRSALDRLQANPDMVFAHSSAAQYAWMEAHPQLLAEVRSAAERGQWEPVGGWWVEPDVNLAHGEALARQALIGQRTFERLLGHRARVGFLPDSFGHPGTLPQLLRQSGLDAFVFMRPSADELNLPANLFTWTGPDGSRILSARLECYNSSPNQIHTSLERNLVWRPPHLTDWLGLFGVGNHGGGPTRRAIANLRELAADPDWPTLRLNSLSGFFETVRGQDAPEYTGELQHHARGCYAAVSDVKRLNRQAEHALMRAEKLAVLAGPAGYVYPGEALTHAWKGLLFNQFHDILAGSSLQSAFEDAHQQLGEVLSIASRVTFAATQAVADQVDTRLNGRDVDEVIRSVRWDGPSWVTDYGDGVPVLVFNPDSRERDEPVEIELNDWHTPNLRVIDDGGQEVPHQRLRAESVNGQGRPRFVLRAQLPPCGYRLYRVLDEPAAQVHPPQLSATPALLENEFWALHFDPDTGGLRRLVDKARGLDLLAGTGAQLQVVRDDTDTWGHGARSYRQLVGVFADARLEVLELGPVRATVRATTRFRLSTAVQDFTLYAGSPDLHGQLNLDWHEKHHAAQLVFPAALSSVTATHEVPYGHMIRPADGQEEPVQAWLDVSGLARDGRGVEHPAGLALLNDSKYSASVLGGELRLTLARSPVYAHHDPATLEPAVAYTHLDQGLQRSRWALVPHAGDWREARVPELAVRLNQPAVFTREYVHPGPWPQTRSDLQLEALPTVQVSAVKQAEDGEDIVVRLHEWAGQAATGVVHFRGHALPVQLRPHQVLGLRISAAGIAQRVNFLEEADD; encoded by the coding sequence ATGACCCATTCCCGCAGCAAGTCCCTGACTTTCCACCTGATCGGACACGCCCACATTGACCCCGTATGGCTGTGGGACTGGCGCGAGGGCCACGAGACCGTTAAGGCGACGTTTCGCAGCGCGCTGGATCGCCTGCAGGCAAATCCCGACATGGTCTTCGCGCATTCCAGCGCCGCCCAGTACGCCTGGATGGAGGCGCACCCCCAGCTGCTCGCCGAGGTCCGCAGCGCCGCCGAGCGCGGCCAGTGGGAGCCGGTCGGCGGCTGGTGGGTGGAACCCGACGTGAACTTGGCGCACGGGGAAGCCCTGGCGCGCCAGGCCCTGATCGGCCAGCGCACCTTCGAGCGCTTGCTGGGCCACAGGGCGCGCGTGGGCTTCTTGCCTGACTCCTTTGGACACCCGGGCACACTTCCGCAGCTGCTCCGCCAGTCCGGACTCGACGCCTTCGTCTTCATGCGCCCCAGCGCCGATGAGCTTAACCTGCCGGCCAATCTCTTTACCTGGACTGGCCCCGACGGCAGCCGAATCCTGAGCGCCCGGCTGGAGTGCTACAACAGCAGTCCCAACCAGATCCACACCAGTCTGGAGCGTAACCTGGTCTGGCGGCCCCCACACCTCACGGACTGGCTGGGGCTATTCGGCGTCGGCAACCACGGGGGCGGCCCGACCCGCAGGGCCATCGCCAATCTGCGTGAACTGGCCGCCGATCCCGACTGGCCGACCCTGCGCCTGAACTCACTGAGTGGCTTCTTCGAAACTGTCCGTGGCCAGGACGCACCCGAGTACACCGGAGAGCTGCAGCATCACGCCCGGGGCTGCTACGCGGCGGTCAGCGATGTCAAACGCCTCAACCGTCAGGCGGAGCACGCCCTGATGCGCGCCGAGAAGCTCGCCGTGCTGGCCGGCCCAGCCGGTTACGTCTATCCGGGCGAGGCACTGACGCACGCCTGGAAGGGGCTGCTGTTCAACCAGTTCCACGACATTCTGGCAGGTAGCTCGCTGCAAAGCGCGTTCGAGGACGCCCATCAACAGCTGGGCGAGGTGCTCAGCATCGCCAGCCGGGTCACGTTCGCCGCCACCCAGGCCGTAGCTGATCAGGTGGACACCCGTCTGAACGGCCGCGACGTGGACGAAGTGATCCGCAGCGTCCGCTGGGACGGCCCCAGCTGGGTAACGGATTACGGCGACGGGGTGCCCGTCCTGGTGTTCAACCCGGATAGCCGTGAACGCGATGAGCCGGTCGAAATCGAACTGAACGACTGGCACACCCCCAACCTGCGCGTGATCGATGACGGGGGTCAGGAAGTGCCTCACCAGCGTCTGCGCGCCGAGAGCGTCAACGGCCAGGGGCGGCCCCGCTTCGTCCTGCGCGCGCAGCTTCCGCCCTGCGGGTACCGCCTGTACCGTGTCCTGGACGAACCCGCCGCCCAGGTACACCCGCCGCAGCTGAGCGCCACCCCGGCCCTGCTGGAAAATGAATTCTGGGCGCTGCACTTCGATCCGGACACGGGCGGGCTCAGGCGCCTGGTGGACAAGGCCCGGGGCCTGGACCTGCTGGCCGGCACAGGGGCGCAGCTTCAGGTGGTCCGCGACGACACCGATACCTGGGGCCACGGCGCGCGGTCCTACCGGCAGCTGGTGGGCGTTTTCGCGGACGCCCGCCTCGAGGTGCTGGAACTGGGGCCGGTGCGGGCCACCGTGCGGGCCACCACCCGCTTCCGCCTGTCCACGGCCGTGCAGGATTTCACGCTCTACGCCGGCTCGCCAGATCTTCACGGCCAGCTCAACCTGGACTGGCACGAAAAGCACCACGCCGCCCAGCTGGTCTTTCCAGCCGCACTCAGCAGCGTGACGGCCACCCACGAAGTGCCTTACGGCCATATGATCCGGCCCGCCGACGGCCAGGAGGAGCCGGTGCAGGCATGGCTGGATGTGAGCGGCCTGGCCCGTGACGGGCGGGGCGTGGAACATCCGGCTGGCCTGGCGCTGCTCAACGACAGCAAATATTCGGCCAGCGTTCTGGGTGGGGAGCTGCGCCTCACCCTCGCGCGCAGCCCGGTCTACGCGCACCACGACCCCGCCACCCTTGAGCCTGCCGTCGCCTATACCCATCTCGACCAGGGCCTGCAGCGCAGCCGCTGGGCGCTGGTGCCTCACGCCGGGGACTGGCGTGAGGCACGCGTGCCGGAATTGGCGGTCAGACTCAACCAGCCGGCCGTGTTCACACGTGAATACGTCCATCCCGGCCCCTGGCCGCAGACGCGCAGTGATCTGCAGCTCGAAGCGCTCCCGACCGTCCAGGTGAGCGCGGTCAAGCAGGCCGAAGACGGCGAGGACATCGTCGTCAGGCTGCACGAGTGGGCCGGACAGGCCGCCACGGGCGTCGTGCATTTCCGGGGCCACGCCCTGCCGGTGCAGCTCAGGCCTCATCAAGTTCTGGGCCTGCGCATCAGTGCGGCGGGCATAGCACAGCGCGTCAACTTTCTGGAAGAGGCCGATGACTGA
- a CDS encoding glycoside hydrolase family 2 protein — protein MTEGAVALQEAMEDAAATHPRPHLRRAWRSLDGWWDFAACDAEDPEDVTYTGRIQVPYAPQTSASGLQAPLDLSVTTLWYRTRVSPSPAEVPARHERLLLHFGAVDWSAEVYVNGTFAARHEGGYTPFTVDVSRAARQGPFEISLRAVDDHSDMAMPRGKQDWREPHAIWYPPTSGIWRSVWTEKVHRQHIESLRWTPDLARFELVALATLAHAPLPGTRVRIEVFDGPQVLADTDTLVTGQHMTVPLRLPDPGVDDARNGFLWTPDHPKLLGTRVTLSVDDEVVDQTEGYAALRSVEARGRRFLLNSIPHPLRMALHQGYWEDSGMTGDDRRYREDVLLARRLGFNGLRLHQKIEDPRFVYWCDRLGLALWVDLPSAYAFTPTSIERLTRTWLEVLRLYASHPSVVVWVPFNESWGLPDIPREPAQQDAQRALYALTRTLDSTRLVSGSDGWEQVVSDVYTLHDYIQDPETLLLRYGSKAAVEENIERLWPGGREQGLGGFAPGDRPVILSEFGGTSWVPVGEDGWGYGVVRDTLTFTGRVEGLLTAADRAILGKGIHGYCYTQLTDTYQEMNGLAGMDRMPKGDVQRLSSAVRGEPYDPANPLWYSKRWRGQRNP, from the coding sequence ATGACTGAAGGCGCTGTTGCGCTCCAGGAGGCCATGGAGGACGCGGCGGCCACCCATCCGCGTCCTCACCTCCGCCGGGCCTGGCGGTCCCTGGACGGCTGGTGGGACTTCGCCGCCTGCGACGCCGAGGATCCCGAGGATGTGACGTACACCGGACGCATCCAGGTGCCCTACGCGCCCCAGACCTCGGCGAGCGGCCTTCAGGCTCCGCTGGATCTGTCGGTGACCACCCTGTGGTACCGCACCCGGGTCTCCCCCTCACCGGCCGAGGTGCCTGCCCGGCACGAGCGCCTGCTGCTGCACTTTGGCGCCGTGGACTGGTCGGCCGAGGTCTACGTGAACGGCACGTTTGCCGCGCGGCATGAGGGCGGCTACACGCCCTTTACCGTGGACGTCAGCCGCGCAGCCAGACAGGGACCGTTCGAGATCAGCCTGCGGGCGGTAGACGACCATTCCGACATGGCCATGCCGCGCGGCAAGCAGGACTGGCGCGAACCCCACGCCATCTGGTACCCGCCCACCAGCGGCATCTGGCGCAGTGTATGGACCGAGAAGGTGCACCGCCAGCACATCGAATCGCTCCGCTGGACTCCGGACCTGGCGCGCTTTGAACTGGTCGCGCTGGCCACGCTGGCCCACGCCCCCCTGCCCGGCACCCGCGTTCGCATCGAGGTGTTTGATGGACCGCAGGTCCTGGCCGACACGGACACCCTGGTCACCGGTCAGCACATGACCGTACCGCTGCGTCTCCCAGACCCAGGGGTTGATGACGCGCGCAACGGGTTCTTGTGGACCCCGGATCATCCCAAGCTGCTGGGCACCCGCGTGACCCTGAGTGTCGACGATGAGGTCGTCGATCAGACCGAAGGCTACGCCGCGCTGCGTTCGGTCGAAGCCCGCGGCCGGCGGTTCCTGCTCAACAGCATTCCCCACCCCCTGCGCATGGCGCTGCACCAGGGCTACTGGGAAGACAGCGGCATGACGGGCGACGACCGGCGCTACCGCGAGGACGTGCTGCTGGCCCGGCGCCTAGGCTTCAACGGGCTGCGCCTACACCAGAAGATCGAAGACCCCCGCTTCGTGTACTGGTGTGACCGGCTGGGCCTGGCGCTGTGGGTGGACCTGCCCAGTGCCTACGCTTTTACGCCCACCAGCATCGAACGTCTGACCCGCACCTGGCTCGAAGTGCTGCGGCTCTACGCCTCCCATCCCAGCGTCGTGGTGTGGGTCCCGTTCAACGAATCCTGGGGCCTGCCAGATATCCCACGTGAACCGGCGCAACAGGACGCGCAGCGCGCGCTGTACGCCCTGACACGCACGCTCGACAGCACCCGGCTGGTCAGCGGCAGTGACGGGTGGGAACAGGTGGTTAGCGACGTGTATACCCTGCATGACTACATTCAGGACCCGGAGACGCTGCTGCTGCGCTACGGCAGCAAGGCGGCCGTCGAGGAGAACATCGAGCGGCTGTGGCCTGGCGGACGGGAGCAGGGTCTTGGCGGTTTTGCTCCCGGGGACCGCCCGGTGATTCTCAGTGAGTTCGGGGGGACCTCGTGGGTGCCGGTGGGCGAGGACGGCTGGGGCTACGGGGTCGTGCGCGACACCCTGACCTTTACCGGGCGCGTAGAGGGCCTGCTGACAGCGGCGGACCGCGCCATCCTGGGCAAAGGCATTCACGGGTACTGCTATACCCAGCTGACCGACACCTATCAGGAAATGAACGGGCTGGCCGGCATGGACCGGATGCCCAAGGGCGACGTGCAACGGCTGTCCAGCGCGGTCCGCGGTGAGCCCTATGATCCCGCCAACCCACTGTGGTACTCCAAGCGCTGGCGGGGTCAGCGCAACCCGTGA